From a single Parcubacteria group bacterium genomic region:
- a CDS encoding valine--tRNA ligase, which produces MKELSKSYSPKAIEDTIYKMWEDSGFFNPDNLSGEPFSVMMPPPNVTGVLHLGHALENTIMDAKVRYERMSGKKVLLIPGTDHAAVATQAKVENILIERGIKDPRKELGREKLLEEIRTYAEKSKKTIISQVRKMGTSCDWSRLAYTFDDTRSTAVNIVFKKMFDDGLIYRGYRVINWSVKGQSTCSDDELEYIERPAKLYTFKYSKDFPITIATTRPETKLGDTAVAVHPDDTRYKKYIGQIFTVDVGAEKPLSIKVIASVDVDPTFGTGALGVTPAHSAVDFDMYEKQKTANDPIDLIQVIDAHGMMAPAAGTNYAGLSVIDAREKFVTQLKENGLLVKEEDTIQNVGTSDRFKDVVEALPMTQWFIDVNKKIPGKDKTLKELMMDSVTIGLHGNTEEKIIITPERFLKNYSNWIENLRDWCISRQVWWGHRIPVWYKNKSKVKNQKSKVEEMYVGTQPPKGKGWVQDPDTLDTWFSSGLWTFSTLGWPEETVDFKTFHPSSWMQMGHEILFFWMARMILMSTYTLDQIPFKDVYIHGILRDEKGNKFSKSAGNNIDPLEVIEQYGTDALRLSLLFGIAPGNDSKYYEEKVVGARNFISKLWNISRFILQKTSDTDLSANDLLPHDLTVFDKMILEKMRDLTNDVARDMDAYRFAQAVEKLHNFTWLELADWYIEVTKFENNVNTKNMILRMILEDILALWHPFIPFVTEEIWQHMQKKRLLLISPLPAKDKYESLVGTNDTGSQQSNLIKELITTIRTMTKEQNITAKDLHILIDDTQRTSGPKNLVSTHENIVKKLRTGVNNITLIASHDNVPDNAVSATTLHGITIHIPLDGLIDIATEKKKKEAELTEVCAYIATLEKKLLDEQFVKNAPKKIVESEKEKLQTAQSRKESIMSQITNLQ; this is translated from the coding sequence ATGAAAGAATTATCAAAAAGCTACTCTCCAAAAGCCATTGAAGACACCATCTATAAAATGTGGGAAGATTCCGGGTTTTTTAACCCTGACAATCTTTCCGGCGAACCATTTTCTGTCATGATGCCACCACCAAACGTCACGGGCGTCCTTCATCTCGGACATGCATTGGAAAATACGATCATGGATGCCAAAGTGCGCTATGAACGTATGAGTGGCAAAAAGGTTCTCCTTATACCAGGCACTGATCATGCCGCTGTTGCCACGCAAGCAAAGGTTGAGAATATCCTCATAGAACGCGGCATCAAAGATCCGCGCAAAGAACTTGGTCGCGAAAAGCTTCTCGAAGAAATCCGCACCTATGCGGAAAAATCCAAAAAAACGATCATCTCTCAAGTGCGTAAAATGGGGACAAGTTGCGACTGGAGCCGTTTGGCATACACATTTGACGACACACGGAGCACCGCAGTAAATATTGTGTTCAAAAAAATGTTTGACGACGGTCTCATCTATCGTGGTTATCGTGTGATCAACTGGTCCGTCAAAGGACAATCTACATGTTCTGATGATGAACTGGAATATATTGAACGTCCTGCTAAATTGTATACTTTCAAGTATAGCAAAGATTTTCCCATTACAATTGCCACAACGCGTCCCGAAACCAAACTCGGCGACACTGCCGTTGCTGTGCACCCGGATGACACGCGTTATAAAAAATACATTGGTCAGATTTTTACTGTGGATGTTGGCGCAGAAAAACCCCTTTCGATCAAGGTGATCGCCAGTGTCGACGTTGATCCAACATTCGGCACAGGCGCACTCGGCGTTACCCCGGCACACAGCGCTGTCGATTTCGACATGTACGAGAAACAAAAGACTGCTAATGATCCAATCGATCTGATCCAGGTAATTGATGCGCATGGCATGATGGCTCCTGCAGCAGGGACAAACTACGCCGGCTTAAGCGTTATTGACGCACGTGAAAAATTCGTCACACAGCTCAAAGAGAACGGCCTCTTAGTAAAAGAAGAAGATACTATACAAAACGTCGGAACATCCGATCGATTCAAGGACGTCGTGGAAGCTTTACCGATGACACAATGGTTCATCGACGTAAATAAAAAAATTCCCGGTAAGGACAAAACACTTAAAGAGCTCATGATGGACTCCGTCACGATCGGTTTGCATGGAAATACGGAAGAAAAGATCATCATCACGCCAGAAAGATTCTTGAAAAATTACAGCAATTGGATCGAGAATCTCCGCGATTGGTGTATCTCCCGACAAGTATGGTGGGGACATCGCATCCCCGTGTGGTATAAAAATAAGTCGAAAGTCAAAAATCAAAAGTCAAAAGTAGAGGAAATGTACGTCGGAACACAGCCCCCAAAAGGCAAAGGATGGGTACAAGATCCTGATACATTGGACACGTGGTTTTCCTCCGGTCTGTGGACTTTTTCCACGCTTGGTTGGCCGGAAGAAACTGTGGACTTCAAAACATTTCATCCCAGCAGTTGGATGCAAATGGGTCATGAAATCCTCTTTTTTTGGATGGCGCGCATGATCCTCATGTCTACATATACACTTGACCAAATTCCATTCAAAGATGTCTATATCCACGGAATTTTACGTGATGAAAAAGGAAACAAATTTTCCAAATCGGCCGGAAACAATATCGACCCACTGGAGGTGATCGAGCAATATGGTACCGATGCGCTTCGTCTCAGCCTACTCTTTGGCATTGCCCCGGGCAATGATTCCAAATATTATGAAGAAAAAGTTGTTGGCGCGCGAAACTTTATCAGCAAACTATGGAATATCAGCCGTTTCATTCTACAAAAAACATCTGACACCGACCTTTCTGCAAACGACCTTTTGCCACATGATCTTACCGTTTTTGACAAAATGATCTTGGAAAAAATGCGTGACCTCACAAATGATGTGGCACGCGATATGGATGCATATCGATTTGCACAAGCCGTAGAAAAACTCCACAATTTCACCTGGCTGGAACTTGCAGATTGGTATATCGAAGTAACAAAGTTTGAAAACAATGTGAACACGAAGAATATGATCCTCCGCATGATCTTAGAGGACATTCTTGCATTGTGGCATCCATTTATCCCTTTTGTCACTGAAGAAATTTGGCAACATATGCAGAAAAAACGTCTACTACTTATCTCCCCATTGCCCGCAAAAGATAAATACGAAAGTCTGGTTGGGACAAATGATACAGGATCCCAACAATCTAACTTAATCAAAGAACTTATCACTACAATTCGCACCATGACCAAAGAACAAAATATCACAGCGAAAGATCTCCACATTTTGATCGATGACACACAACGCACATCTGGGCCAAAAAATCTGGTATCAACACATGAAAACATCGTCAAAAAACTTCGTACAGGCGTCAACAATATTACATTGATCGCATCGCACGATAATGTGCCTGATAATGCCGTTTCCGCAACCACACTCCATGGCATCACGATCCACATTCCGCTTGATGGATTGATTGACATTGCAACTGAAAAAAAGAAAAAAGAAGCGGAACTCACAGAGGTATGTGCCTATATTGCCACCCTTGAGAAAAAATTATTGGATGAACAGTTCGTTAAAAACGCACCAAAAAAGATCGTTGAGAGTGAGAAGGAAAAATTACAAACTGCACAAAGCAGAAAAGAAAGCATCATGTCACAAATTACAAATCTGCAGTAA
- a CDS encoding Hsp20/alpha crystallin family protein: MMKEKRSFLNRFSGSQETEQHTIQNPQQPISMPVYADEEETRMQVDNYHSDPSLHNEWSQEELQSDDAEGQLTIDVYQTDTEIVIKSTIAGVKPEDLDVSISNDMITIKGDRKNEEVVDDNGYYYRECYWGSFSRSVVLPMDVLADKIDATLKNGILTIRLPKADVTKTKKIQVRGF, encoded by the coding sequence ATGATGAAAGAAAAGAGATCATTTCTGAACAGATTTTCTGGATCGCAAGAAACAGAACAACACACGATACAAAATCCACAACAGCCAATCTCCATGCCTGTCTATGCCGATGAGGAAGAGACCCGCATGCAGGTCGACAATTACCATAGCGACCCTTCATTGCACAATGAATGGAGTCAGGAAGAATTACAGTCAGATGATGCAGAGGGTCAATTGACAATTGATGTTTATCAGACAGATACAGAAATTGTGATCAAATCAACCATCGCCGGTGTCAAACCCGAAGACCTCGATGTATCGATCAGCAATGACATGATCACAATCAAGGGCGACCGAAAAAATGAGGAGGTTGTCGATGATAATGGCTATTACTACCGTGAGTGCTATTGGGGATCGTTTTCTCGCTCTGTTGTTCTCCCAATGGATGTTTTGGCAGACAAAATTGACGCTACGCTAAAAAATGGCATCCTAACAATTCGTCTACCAAAGGCAGATGTAACAAAAACCAAAAAAATTCAAGTGCGCGGATTTTAA
- a CDS encoding VanW family protein — translation MGSFYPFVTFATNNSPLPIAILTIDGQEKETITTTDIQKFTSIHTKRTQQIGYQSEIEKPVSCFEFTSPPRPCLITAYTRDAYATKITSQVSIDGVAIKTFVEDIARKINTDPVNAKLSFSPETQTFEEIEPHADGITIDVEKNVAQITEKIANRNNPVPLKIALIYDTKPATVTHARANALGIVELIGEGRSNFKGSTQSRIHNIQTAAKRFDGLVIAPNEEFSFTTILGPVDGEHGYKEELVIRDNETKPEFGGGICQVSTTVFRGAIFTGMKITQRHNHSYPVHYYTPTGFDATVYVPKPDLRFINNTPGYVLLTVKTEGTELVFDYYGKKDGRTVKMEGPFVTDRQPDGAMKTYFTQKVTDKDGNIIVDDVFKSNYKSPNDYPHPGDVAKLDSKPDNWSKKQWDDYKKANGL, via the coding sequence ATGGGATCTTTTTATCCCTTTGTTACTTTTGCAACAAACAACTCCCCCCTACCAATTGCCATATTGACGATTGACGGCCAAGAAAAAGAAACGATCACGACAACAGATATTCAAAAATTCACATCTATTCATACAAAACGAACGCAGCAGATCGGTTATCAAAGCGAGATTGAAAAGCCCGTATCGTGTTTTGAATTTACATCTCCTCCAAGGCCTTGCCTCATTACTGCATACACGCGTGATGCTTACGCAACAAAAATAACATCACAAGTATCCATTGATGGAGTAGCAATCAAAACATTTGTTGAAGATATTGCACGAAAGATCAATACCGACCCCGTCAATGCAAAGTTATCCTTTAGTCCGGAAACACAAACATTCGAGGAAATTGAACCGCATGCGGATGGCATCACAATTGATGTAGAAAAAAATGTTGCACAAATCACAGAAAAGATCGCCAATCGAAACAATCCCGTCCCGCTAAAAATTGCATTGATCTATGACACGAAACCGGCGACTGTCACACATGCACGCGCCAATGCGCTTGGCATTGTTGAGCTTATCGGTGAAGGTCGGTCAAACTTCAAAGGTTCCACACAAAGCCGTATCCACAACATTCAGACTGCGGCGAAAAGATTTGATGGTCTCGTGATCGCACCGAATGAGGAATTTTCTTTCACTACCATACTCGGTCCGGTAGACGGTGAACATGGATACAAAGAGGAATTAGTGATTCGCGACAATGAGACAAAGCCGGAATTTGGTGGCGGAATTTGCCAAGTCTCTACAACCGTTTTTCGTGGAGCAATTTTTACCGGCATGAAGATCACACAACGACATAATCACTCTTATCCTGTGCATTATTACACGCCCACGGGATTTGATGCTACCGTATACGTACCAAAGCCAGATCTTCGATTTATCAATAACACGCCTGGATATGTCCTCCTTACCGTAAAGACGGAAGGGACAGAGCTCGTTTTTGATTATTATGGCAAAAAAGATGGACGCACAGTCAAAATGGAAGGCCCTTTCGTTACCGACAGACAGCCTGACGGTGCAATGAAAACATACTTTACGCAAAAAGTCACTGATAAGGACGGAAATATAATAGTTGATGATGTTTTCAAAAGCAATTACAAATCACCAAATGACTATCCACATCCCGGAGATGTTGCTAAGCTCGACAGTAAGCCGGATAACTGGTCTAAAAAACAATGGGATGACTACAAAAAAGCCAATGGATTATAG